One window from the genome of Amaranthus tricolor cultivar Red isolate AtriRed21 chromosome 9, ASM2621246v1, whole genome shotgun sequence encodes:
- the LOC130823559 gene encoding polyphenol oxidase, chloroplastic-like, with protein MASLYSPPTTTTNTSVAGLPCHLFPKTSQLFLSKDINRRLKSKITCKVIMKNDDSQNPKTTNNDININNNKIDRRNILIGLGGMYGTATTLGDGTFLLAAPMQTPVPSACGPADVPPNAGNLNCCPPLATNIVDYVLPPTPPTLRVRPPAHLVDDQYRQKFTRAISLMKALPASDPRSFTQQANVHCAYCNGAYSQVGFPNLDLQVHNSWLFFPFHRWYLYFFEKILGSLINDPTFAIPFWNWDTSAGMRMPAMYTDPNSPLYDSIRDPAHRPPKVLDLNFDGDANDPSDQQMISNNLTLMYRQMVTNARTTSLFLGQPYRAGARFTPGGGSVENTPHGPVHVWTGDPRQPNFEDMGNFYSAARDPLFYAHHANVDRMWFIWKTLSTNNRDFTDADWLNASFIFYDENAQAVRVRVRDCLDTTRLGFTYQNVDLPWRNARPAPRTSRVRVRSVTQTPEAATAMESTTSTVVNFPKPLNKTIRTNVGRPKKTRSKKEKEEEEEVLVIDVEVKRHDKYVKFDVYINDEDEIPSKKFQVKAEYAGSFVNVPHKHKHGEEHGHKTTFRVGLTELIEELGADDDDSVTVSLVPRAGKNNVIIKSVKIEFAS; from the coding sequence ATGGCCTCCCTATATTCTCCtcccaccaccaccacaaacACCTCTGTGGCGGGGCTTCCCTGCCACCTATTCCCCAAAACATCCCAACTTTTCCTTTCTAAAGACATAAATCGTCGCCTTAAATCAAAAATCACATGCAAAGTCATCATGAAAAACGATGACAGCCAAAACCCAAAAACTACAAATAATGAtatcaatatcaataataataaaatagataGAAGAAACATACTTATCGGGCTTGGAGGTATGTATGGCACCGCTACCACACTTGGTGATGGAACATTCCTCTTAGCAGCCCCAATGCAAACCCCAGTCCCAAGTGCTTGTGGGCCAGCTGACGTACCTCCTAATGCTGGAAACCTAAATTGTTGCCCACCACTTGCTACAAATATAGTTGACTATGTCCTCCCACCCACCCCACCTACCTTACGGGTTCGCCCACCCGCTCATTTGGTCGACGATCAATATAGGCAAAAATTTACTAGGGCTATTTCCCTTATGAAAGCGTTACCTGCTAGTGATCCACGAAGTTTTACCCAACAAGCAAATGTGCATTGTGCTTATTGTAATGGGGCCTACTCTCAAGTTGGGTTTCCAAATTTGGACCTTCAAGTCCATAACTCTTGGTTGTTCTTCCCTTTCCATAGGTGGTATCtttacttttttgaaaaaatactCGGAAGCTTAATTAATGACCCAACTTTTGCGATTCCATTTTGGAACTGGGACACATCAGCAGGCATGCGCATGCCTGCTATGTACACTGATCCAAACTCTCCTTTATATGATTCAATTCGAGATCCAGCACACCGACCTCCAAAGGTGCTGGATCTCAACTTCGACGGAGATGCTAACGATCCGTCAGATCAACAAATGATCTCCAACAATCTCACCCTTATGTATCGTCAAATGGTGACTAATGCAAGAACAACATCCTTATTCTTAGGCCAACCTTACAGGGCTGGAGCGAGGTTCACCCCAGGTGGAGGTTCAGTCGAGAACACACCACATGGGCCGGTCCATGTCTGGACCGGCGACCCTCGTCAACCCAATTTTGAAGACATGGGGAATTTCTACTCCGCAGCGCGGGATCCACTTTTTTACGCTCACCACGCTAACGTCGATCGCATGTGGTTTATTTGGAAAACATTATCAACCAACAACCGAGATTTCACCGATGCAGATTGGCTAAACGCGTCATTTATCTTTTACGATGAAAATGCCCAAGCTGTTAGAGTAAGAGTTAGAGATTGCTTAGACACGACCCGACTAGGGTTTACATACCAAAATGTGGATCTACCATGGCGCAATGCCCGACCCGCTCCAAGAACATCTCGGGTCCGGGTAAGATCCGTTACCCAAACACCTGAAGCTGCAACTGCCATGGAATCAACTACCTCAACAGTCGTAAACTTCCCGAAAccattaaacaaaacaatacGAACAAACGTAGGAAGACCAAAGAAGACTCGGAGCaaaaaagagaaggaagaagaagaagaagtgttGGTTATTGATGTGGAAGTTAAACGGCATgataaatatgttaaatttgatgtttatataaatgatgaagatgaaATTCCATCAAAGAAGTTTCAGGTAAAAGCAGAATATGCTGGAAGCTTCGTGAATGTTCCACATAAACATAAGCATGGTGAAGAGCATGGTCATAAGACTACATTTAGAGTTGGTTTGACTGAGTTGATTGAGGAGTTGGgtgctgatgatgatgatagtgtTACAGTTAGTTTGGTTCCAAGAGCTGGGAAgaataatgttattattaagAGTGTTAAGATTGAATTTGCTTCTTAA
- the LOC130823560 gene encoding polyphenol oxidase, chloroplastic-like: MCSNSPVYQKKMEFPTQLNKVVRTNVSRPKKTDQKDHDHDQEEILIIDVEIQRCDEYVKFDVYINDEDDKVPSKENQVKTEYAGSFVNVPHHHHSHRINDNDHHDDHKMMMTSLKLGLSELIEDLGADDDDDDVIVSLIPKSGIDNVVIKGIKLRLNLLLDVLYNSPHCC, encoded by the coding sequence ATGTGTAGCAATTCTCCGGTCtaccaaaaaaaaatggaattcCCAACACAATTGAACAAAGTGGTACGCACAAACGTGAGCAGACcaaaaaaaactgatcaaaaagatcatgatcatgatcaagAAGAAATATTGATAATAGATGTTGAGATTCAAAGATGTGATGAATATGTAAAGTTTGATGTTTATataaatgatgaagatgataaaGTTCCTTCTAAGGAAAATCAAGTCAAAACTGAGTATGCTGGGAGTTTTGTAAatgttcctcatcatcatcatagtcatagaatcaatgataatgatCATCATGATGATCATAAGATGATGATGACTTCTTTGAAGTTGGGTTTGAGTGAATTGATTGAAGATTTAGGagctgatgatgatgatgatgacgttATAGTAAGTTTGATTCCTAAATCTGGGATTGATAATGTTGTTATTAAGGGTATCAAGCTAAGATTGAATTTGCTTCTTGATGTTTTGTATAACTCACCGCATTGTTGTTAA
- the LOC130823561 gene encoding polyphenol oxidase, chloroplastic-like: MYTKTQILPMATFSPSTSTTTTNNNFSSIPINPILSKSFRFPSYILTQSQNITPKMLCDATKNNDPHSKLDRRSVLIGLGGLCGATTTFCGTYPTLAAPTAPDATQCGPSKLDNGKPLDCCPPKPSQFVEFKLPKTNSNELRIRPAAHLVDDKYLEKYSKALALMKALPETDPRSHIQQANVHCAYCNGGYHQVGLPDLDLQVHGSWLFFPFHRAYLYFYEKILGKLIDDPTFAIPYWNWDHPDGMTLPSLYNNQNSPFFDGLRNPTHLPPMVTDLSYDGPGLDNNLPKDDQIALNLSVMYRQMVSNAKKPSLFMGNPYRAGDKPNPGAGSLENQPHATVHNWTGNPSNPMWEDMGNFYSAGRDPIFYAHHANVDRTWSIWRNLSKKNKDFKEKDFLNSFYYFYNENAEPVKIYVRDCLDTKKLGYDYQPMDLPWLKSKPKPKQTKTKKSLKRITSTEKKVSAEEVNVPTLTYPKTLDHIIRTYLKRPKKSRSLEEKEAEEEILVIDIEVKKDVYSKFDVYVNDKDEYPTKENRVRTEYAGSFVNVPHKHKHGGKEAELLKTSLKLGLTDLIEDLGADDDEGIDVIFVPRTGCDSMVIKDVRIEFLSD; encoded by the coding sequence aTGTATACCAAAACACAAATATTACCAATGGCCACATTTTCTCCCTCAACTAGCACTACTACAACCAATAACAATTTCTCCTCCATCCCAATAAACCCTATTTTATCAAAATCCTTTCGATTTCCATCCTACATATTAACCCAATCTCAAAATATTACACCTAAAATGTTATGCGATGCAACAAAAAACAACGACCCCCATTCTAAATTAGATAGAAGGAGTGTACTTATTGGGCTTGGTGGTCTATGTGGGGCGACTACCACTTTTTGTGGTACGTACCCCACATTAGCTGCACCAACCGCACCGGATGCTACCCAATGTGGGCCATCCAAATTAGATAATGGAAAACCCTTAGATTGTTGCCCACCAAAACCATCACAATTTGTAGAGTTTAAACTTCCTAAAACCAATTCTAATGAATTAAGGATTCGTCCGGCAGCCCATTTAGTCGATGACAAATACTTAGAGAAGTATTCAAAAGCCCTTGCCTTAATGAAAGCTCTTCCTGAGACTGATCCTCGTAGTCATATCCAACAAGCTAACGTGCATTGTGCTTATTGTAATGGTGGATACCATCAAGTCGGGTTACCGGATCTGGATCTTCAGGTCCATGGATCTTGGTTATTTTTTCCATTTCACAGGGCTTACCTTTATTtctatgaaaaaatcttaggaAAATTGATTGATGACCCCACATTTGCTATTCCATATTGGAATTGGGATCATCCAGATGGGATGACTTTGCCTTCTCTTTATAATAACCAAAATTCTCCTTTCTTTGATGGGTTACGAAACCCGACCCATCTTCCTCCAATGGTCACGGATCTCAGCTATGATGGACCGGGTCTAGATAACAACTTACCGAAAGACGATCAAATCGCTCTAAATCTTTCCGTGATGTATCGTCAAATGGTTTCCAATGCAAAAAAACCGAGTTTGTTTATGGGAAATCCATATCGAGCTGGTGATAAACCAAATCCGGGTGCTGGATCCTTAGAGAACCAACCACATGCCACGGTCCATAACTGGACGGGTAACCCAAGTAATCCCATGTGGGAGGATATGGGTAACTTCTACTCAGCAGGACGAGATCCAATTTTCTATGCACATCATGCTAATGTGGATAGGACATGGTCTATTTGGAGAAACTTGTCCAAAAAAAATAAggattttaaagaaaaagattttttaaattccttttattatttctatAATGAAAATGCTGAACCTGTTAAAATCTATGTGCGAGATTGTTTAGATACAAAAAAACTAGGTTATGATTATCAACCAATGGATTTGCCCTGGCTTAAATCcaaacccaaaccgaaacaaacaaaaacaaaaaaatctttGAAAAGGATAACCTCAACAGAAAAAAAAGTTTCGGCAGAGGAAGTCAACGTACCAACATTGACTTATCCAAAAACCCTAGACCATATTATAAGAACGTACTTAAAAAGGCCAAAAAAATCGAGGAGTTTAGAAGAGAAAGAGGCAGAAGAAGAGATTTTGGTAATCGATATTGAGGTTAAAAAAGATGTTTACTCAAAATTCGATGTGTACGTAAATGACAAAGATGAATATCCTACTAAGGAGAATCGTGTTAGGACGGAATATGCTGGAAGTTTCGTGAATGTTCCACATAAACATAAGCATGGTGGGAAAGAAGCGGAATTGTTGAAGACTAGTTTAAAATTAGGGTTAACTGATCTTATTGAAGATTTGGGtgctgatgatgatgaaggaatcgATGTTATTTTTGTTCCGCGTACAGGATGTGATTCTATGGTTATTAAGGATGTAAGGATTGAGTTTCTTTCTGATtaa
- the LOC130823562 gene encoding TATA-binding protein-associated factor BTAF1, which translates to MAQQSPQPQQQHQQSSSRLNRLLTLLDTGSTQQTRFAAARQIGGIAKSHPQELNPLLRKVSQYLRSRNWDTRVAAAKAIGSIAENSRKISIDELVDIARKKIGLDLCRQLRNEASISSFRSFDINKVLEFGVLLASGGQEYDIKDDNNGNNSKERLARQKRNLRRRLGLDVCEQFMDMNDMIRDEDLVMFPSESGRNFSSGGIDLSKKRGDFRVFRSQRPSARELNLLKRKAKVNSGDVRSGVNAGMQKAIAPPSSGGGGGSDLGKGLVDSATDEDGVEHEGDGHWPFHGFVEQLLVDMFDPIWEVRHGSIMALREILTYQGSYAGVSMTDSSSHSGGHVLGSVSEKANLSVKRDRGIDLNLDVQEDRCIEGSKRVKVEVTQPVTVQIGCKVEQNGETGSSQFVPEANIGSVIMNSESDVLQAKSLTEGGGSPLIGSVDVTEKKGFAGKVDVVENLGRNPDLMNLAGSVRNSWLRNCEFLQDCAICFLCVLSLDRFGDYVSDQVVAPVRETCAQALGAVLKYMAPELVRETMNILLQMQMRPEWEIRHGSLLGIKYLIAVRQEMLSDLLGFVLPACKSGLEDPDDDVRAVAADALIPAASTIVSNMDQLLHPIVMLLWDILLDLDDLSPSTSSVMNLLAEIYTHAGMTGNMLDTLTLGSSQELDLNEVLSFRDDVEAPARKENPYMLSALAPRLWPFMRHTITSVRYSAIRTLERLLEARYRKHTSEPSANSFWPSSILGDTLRIVFQNLLLESNDDILLCSERVWRILLHCPVSDLVAAARSHISSWLELATTPYGSELDISKMFWPVAPSQKRRVATAAKMRAVKMDSYGGRTVNVAAGKGIISVDTGDATSLKIVVGADSERSVTRTRVVVSAALGILASKWPESSIYHITDPLWKDVTSLSGVQRQISAMILISWFKEMKNVEVPAAQVINSALFEQFKKWLLDLLTCTDPSLPTKDSPLPYAELSRTYSKMRGEAGHLFHLVGSCGLSKDLLLTTNIDLENLSIDDAVDFASKVMLPNYDFSVESSAENHVIDDVESSRQRLLTTTGYLKCVQSNLHVTVSSLMAAAIVWISDLPARLNPIILPLMASLKREQEEILQLKAAEALAELIDVCIARKPGPNEKLIKNLCSLTCMDPSETPQAGLITSMEVIDEQDLLLCRSMSSNQRSRGRPAATGEDRSKTEGFISRRGAELALKHLCKKFGALLFDKIPKLWDCLSEVLKPIDLQAEVAAEEQKITVAIESVKDPQLLINNIQVVRSVAPLLDDALKPKLLILLPCIFRCVRHSHVAVRLAASRCITTMAKSMIVSVMASVVENAVPMLGDPASVPARQGAGMLIGRLVQGLGVELVPYAPLLVVPLLRCMSDSDASVRQSVTRSFAALVPLLPLARGLPPPAGINDSLLRDKEDAKFLEQLLDNSSIDDYKLCTELKVTLRRYQQEGVNWLAFLRRFKLHGILCDDMGLGKTLQASAIVASDIAEYRTINNGKEPSPSLIVCPSTLVGHWAYEIEKFIDPSVASTLQYVGSAEERIAIRSYFNKHNVIITSYDVVRKDVDFLGQLRWNYCVLDEGHIIKNARSKITTAVKQLKAQNRLILSGTPIQNNILDLWSLFDFLMPGFLGSERQFQATYGKPLLAARDPKCSAKDAEAGALAMEALHKQVMPFLLRRTKDEVLSDLPEKIIQDRYCDLSPVQLKLYEQFSGSHAKKEISSIVGLDDSKETKDEKVAPKASSHIFQALQYLLKLCSHPLLVVSDEAVDSLGHILSDILPNPDILSELHKLHHSPKLIALQEILEECGIGVDTSNSESMINVGQHRVLIFAQHKALLDIIERDLFRAHMRNVAYLRLDGSVHTEKRFDIVKAFNSDPTIDVLLLTTHVGGLGLNLTSADTLVFMEHDWNPMRDLQAMDRAHRLGQKKVVNVHRLIMRGTLEEKVMSLQKFKVSVANSVINADNASLKTMNTDQLLDLFTPAENSRKGGFKLKSSDGSSNENKPSGSGKGLKAILNGLEELWDQSQYTEEYNLDHFLSKLNS; encoded by the coding sequence ATGGCGCAGCAATCTCCGCAACCTCAACAACAACATCAGCAATCATCTTCGCGGCTCAATCGTCTTCTTACGCTCCTCGACACCGGGTCAACTCAACAAACTCGGTTCGCGGCAGCGAGGCAAATCGGGGGTATCGCGAAATCTCATCCTCAGGAATTGAATCCATTGCTGAGGAAGGTTTCACAGTATTTGAGAAGTAGGAATTGGGATACGCGTGTTGCTGCGGCGAAAGCTATTGGTTCGATTGCGGAGAATTCAAGGAAGATTTCTATTGATGAGTTGGTTGATATTGCGAGGAAAAAGATTGGATTGGATTTGTGTCGACAGCTGAGAAATGAGGCAAGTATTTCGTCGTTTCGTagttttgatataaataaagtGTTGGAATTCGGGGTCTTGTTGGCATCCGGGGGACAGGAATATGACATTAAAGATGATAATAATGGAAATAATTCTAAAGAAAGATTGGCTAGACAAAAAAGGAATTTACGTAGGAGATTAGGACTTGATGTGTGTGAACAGTTTATGGATATGAATGATATGATTAGAGATGAGGATCTTGTAATGTTTCCGTCGGAATCAGGTAGAAATTTTAGTTCTGGTGGTATTGATTTAAGCAAGAAAAGGGGTGATTTTCGTGTGTTCAGGTCTCAGAGACCAAGTGCTAGAGAATTGAATCTTTTGAAGAGAAAGGCGAAGGTTAATTCTGGTGATGTTCGGTCTGGGGTGAATGCTGGGATGCAGAAAGCGATAGCACCCCCTTcaagtggtggtggtggtggttcgGATTTAGGGAAAGGATTAGTGGATTCTGCGACGGATGAGGATGGTGTGGAGCATGAGGGAGATGGACATTGGCCGTTTCATGGCTTTGTTGAACAGCTTCTTGTTGATATGTTTGATCCTATTTGGGAGGTTCGTCATGGGAGTATTATGGCTTTGAGGGAAATTTTGACATATCAGGGTTCGTATGCTGGTGTATCGATGACTGATTCGAGCTCCCACAGTGGTGGTCATGTATTGGGGAGTGTGAGTGAGAAGGCTAATTTATCTGTGAAGAGAGACAGAGGAATTGACTTGAATTTGGATGTTCAGGAGGATAGGTGTATAGAGGGTTCAAAAAGGGTGAAGGTTGAAGTTACACAACCAGTTACTGTGCAAATAGGTTGTAAGGTGGAGCAAAATGGAGAAACTGGTTCCAGCCAGTTTGTGCCAGAAGCTAATATCGGCTCTGTAATAATGAATTCTGAATCTGATGTTTTACAGGCGAAGAGTTTGACTGAAGGAGGTGGTTCACCTCTGATAGGTTCAGTTGATGTTACGGAGAAGAAGGGTTTTGCTGGGAAGGTTGATGTGGTTGAGAATCTTGGTAGAAACCCTGATCTCATGAACTTGGCTGGATCAGTTAGAAATTCGTGGCTTAGAAATTGTGAGTTTCTGCAAGACTGTGCTATCTGCTTCCTATGTGTACTGTCACTGGATCGTTTTGGAGATTATGTCTCAGACCAAGTTGTTGCTCCGGTGAGGGAAACTTGTGCGCAAGCATTAGGTGCTGTGCTCAAGTACATGGCTCCTGAGTTAGTGCGTGAAACTATGAACATTTTATTGCAAATGCAGATGAGACCCGAATGGGAAATTCGTCATGGCAGCCTGTTAGGTATTAAATATCTTATTGCTGTGCGGCAGGAGATGCTATCTGATTTGCTTGGGTTTGTTCTACCTGCTTGCAAGTCTGGACTAGAGGACCCTGATGATGATGTTCGAGCAGTTGCTGCTGATGCTCTTATACCCGCTGCTTCTACTATTGTTTCTAATATGGATCAGCTGTTGCATCCAATTGTAATGTTATTGTGGGATATCTTGCTTGATCTTGATGATCTTAGCCCTTCCACCAGTAGTGTGATGAATCTTCTGGCAGAAATTTATACTCATGCAGGGATGACTGGAAATATGCTCGACACTTTGACTCTGGGGAGTTCTCAGGAACTTGATCTGAATGAAGTTCTATCTTTTAGAGATGACGTAGAGGCACCAGCACGAAAAGAAAATCCTTATATGCTATCAGCTCTTGCTCCACGGTTATGGCCATTTATGAGGCATACTATCACATCAGTCCGTTATTCGGCCATAAGAACACTAGAAAGACTATTAGAAGCTCGATATAGAAAACACACATCCGAGCCTTCTGCTAATTCCTTTTGGCCTTCCTCAATTTTAGGTGATACACTTCGAATTGTCTTCCAGAATCTACTGCTGGAGTCAAATGATGATATATTGCTGTGTAGTGAGAGAGTGTGGAGAATATTGCTTCATTGTCCTGTTTCAGATCTAGTAGCTGCTGCTAGATCCCATATTTCTTCATGGTTGGAGTTAGCAACTACCCCTTACGGCTCTGAATTAGATATTTCGAAGATGTTTTGGCCAGTTGCCCCATCCCAAAAGAGACGAGTTGCTACGGCTGCAAAAATGCGGGCTGTGAAGATGGACAGTTATGGTGGAAGAACTGTTAATGTAGCTGCTGGCAAAGGCATCATTTCAGTTGACACTGGAGATGCTACCTCACTCAAGATAGTTGTTGGTGCTGACTCGGAAAGATCAGTAACCCGCACACGAGTAGTGGTTTCGGCAGCTTTGGGAATTCTTGCGTCAAAGTGGCCTGAATCGTCTATATACCATATAACTGATCCATTGTGGAAAGATGTTACATCTTTATCTGGCGTCCAGCGTCAAATTTCGGCAATGATCCTGATTTCCTGGTTTAAGGAAATGAAAAATGTTGAAGTACCTGCTGCGCAGGTTATTAATTCTGCTCTTTTTGAACAGTTCAAAAAATGGTTGTTGGATTTGTTAACCTGCACTGATCCTTCTTTGCCGACAAAAGATTCGCCTTTGCCTTATGCTGAGCTCTCAAGAACATACTCCAAAATGCGCGGTGAAGCCGGTCATTTGTTCCACCTTGTTGGATCATGTGGATTGTCTAAGGATCTTTTGTTGACAACTAACATTGACCTGGAAAACTTGAGCATAGATGATGCTGTAGACTTTGCTTCAAAAGTTATGCTGCCTAATTATGACTTCTCTGTGGAGAGTTCTGCAGAAAACCATGTAATAGATGATGTTGAGTCTTCGAGACAACGACTACTGACAACTACTGGCTATCTGAAATGTGTGCAAAGCAATTTGCATGTTACTGTTTCGTCTTTGATGGCTGCTGCAATTGTATGGATTTCAGATCTTCCTGCAAGGCTTAATCCAATTATTCTACCCTTGATGGCTTCACTTAAAAGAGAACAAGAAGAAATATTGCAACTGAAGGCTGCTGAGGCTCTTGCTGAGTTGATTGATGTTTGTATTGCTCGTAAACCTGGTCCGAATGAAAAGCTCATCAAGAACCTTTGTAGTCTAACCTGCATGGATCCTTCTGAGACGCCTCAAGCAGGATTGATAACATCTATGGAAGTTATTGACGAGCAGGATCTCCTTTTATGTCGAAGCATGAGTTCAAATCAGAGATCCAGGGGTCGTCCAGCAGCTACTGGAGAAGACAGGTCGAAAACTGAAGGTTTCATTAGCAGGCGAGGAGCTGAACTTGCCCTGAAGCATTTGTGTAAAAAATTTGGTGCTTTGTTGTTTGACAAAATCCCCAAGTTATGGGATTGTCTGTCAGAAGTTCTAAAGCCTATTGATCTGCAAGCGGAAGTTGCAGCTGAAGAGCAGAAGATTACAGTAGCAATTGAATCTGTAAAGGATCCTCagcttttaattaataatatacagGTGGTACGCTCAGTTGCCCCTCTGTTAGATGATGCATTGAAGCCAAAACTGCTTATTCTCCTCCCATGCATATTTAGATGTGTTCGCCACTCCCACGTTGCTGTTAGATTGGCTGCTTCCAGGTGTATTACTACAATGGCAAAGTCGATGATAGTGAGTGTGATGGCATCTGTGGTTGAGAATGCTGTTCCTATGTTAGGTGATCCGGCGTCTGTTCCTGCTAGACAAGGAGCAGGTATGCTTATTGGTCGACTCGTCCAAGGATTGGGGGTGGAACTGGTCCCATATGCTCCATTGTTAGTTGTTCCTCTTCTTAGGTGCATGAGTGATTCTGATGCTTCAGTAAGGCAGAGTGTGACACGGAGTTTTGCTGCATTGGTGCCTCTTCTCCCTCTGGCTCGGGGTCTTCCTCCTCCTGCTGGAATCAATGATAGCTTATTACGAGACAAAGAGGAtgcaaaattcttagagcagCTTCTTGATAACTCCAGTATTGATGACTACAAACTTTGCACCGAGTTAAAAGTTACCCTTAGGAGATACCAGCAGGAGGGCGTTAATTGGTTAGCGTTCCTAAGACGATTCAAGTTGCATGGCATTTTATGTGATGATATGGGGCTTGGAAAAACGCTTCAAGCCTCTGCGATCGTTGCATCAGATATTGCTGAATATCGTACCATAAACAATGGTAAAGAGCCTTCTCCTTCATTAATTGTTTGCCCTTCAACTCTTGTCGGTCATTGGGCATATGAGATAGAAAAGTTTATTGATCCTTCTGTTGCTAGTACTCTTCAATACGTTGGCTCTGCGGAGGAACGTATCGCCATTAGAAGTTACTTCAACAAGCATAATGTCATTATAACATCATATGATGTTGTGCGTAAAGATGTTGATTTCCTTGGGCAGCTTCGATGGAACTACTGTGTTTTGGATGAGGGGCATATAATTAAAAATGCGAGATCTAAAATTACCACTGCTGTGAAACAGTTGAAAGCACAGAACCGGCTTATTCTCAGTGGAACTCCAATCCAAAATAACATATTGGATTTATGGtctctttttgattttttgatgcCTGGTTTTCTTGGATCTGAGAGACAATTTCAAGCTACATATGGAAAGCCTTTGTTAGCAGCAAGAGATCCTAAATGTTCGGCTAAAGATGCAGAAGCAGGTGCATTGGCTATGGAAGCACTGCACAAGCAGGTGATGCCCTTCTTGCTTCGACGAACAAAAGATGAGGTTCTATCTGATCTCCCGGAAAAAATCATCCAGGACAGATATTGTGATCTGAGCCCTGTTCAGTTGAAGCTATATGAGCAGTTTTCAGGTTCCCATGCAAAAAAGGAAATATCAAGTATTGTCGGGTTGGATGACTCCAAAGAGACAAAAGACGAAAAGGTTGCACCTAAAGCATCATCACATATCTTCCAGGCTCTTCAGTACCTGCTCAAACTTTGCAGTCATCCACTGCTAGTAGTTAGTGATGAAGCTGTTGATTCGCTGGGGCATATCTTGTCAGATATCCTTCCAAATCCTGACATCTTGTCTGAACTTCATAAACTTCACCACTCTCCTAAACTGATAGCTCTTCAGGAGATCTTGGAAGAGTGTGGTATTGGTGTGGATACATCAAATTCTGAAAGCATGATAAATGTTGGTCAGCACAGAGTTTTGATATTTGCCCAGCACAAGGCTTTGTTGGACATAATTGAAAGAGACCTGTTCCGTGCCCATATGAGGAACGTGGCGTACTTGCGACTGGATGGATCTGTTCACACAGAAAAACGATTTGATATTGTTAAAGCCTTTAATTCTGATCCTACCATTGATGTATTGCTACTTACAACTCATGTTGGCGGCCTTGGTTTGAATTTGACGTCAGCGGACACTCTTGTTTTTATGGAGCATGATTGGAATCCCATGAGAGATCTCCAGGCAATGGATAGAGCACACAGGCTTGGTCAAAAGAAAGTAGTGAATGTCCATCGTCTCATCATGCGAGGAACTCTAGAGGAGAAAGTTATGAGCCTTCAGAAATTTAAAGTATCAGTTGCAAATTCTGTTATCAATGCGGACAATGCTAGCTTGAAAACTATGAACACAGATCAGCTCCTTGACCTTTTCACACCAGCTGAAAACTCCAGAAAGGGAGGCTTTAAATTGAAGAGCTCTGATGGCAGTTCAAATGAAAATAAGCCATCTGGAAGTGGCAAAGGTTTGAAAGCCATTCTTAATGGTCTGGAAGAGCTCTGGGATCAATCACAATATACTGAAGAATATAATCTTGACCACTTTCTATCGAAGCTCAACAGTTGA